A window from Melopsittacus undulatus isolate bMelUnd1 chromosome Z, bMelUnd1.mat.Z, whole genome shotgun sequence encodes these proteins:
- the NFIL3 gene encoding nuclear factor interleukin-3-regulated protein, with protein MQLRKMQTLKKEHGPVDTSSNVNKIIVLKSSLAEVSEELSTNEDLLLTEASSGKSKSSACRRKREFIPDEKKDAMYWEKRRKNNEAAKRSREKRRLNDLVLENKLIALGEENATLKAELLSLKLKFGLISSAAYAQEIQKLSSSTTVYFQDYQSSKSNINSFVDEHEPSIVGSSCISVIKHSPQSSISDVSEIPSVEHTQTSRIQSSCRSPENKFQIIKQEPMELEREPREDRGSYKASIYPSYIGATFNMYSHSPPLLQVNRSSSNSPRTSETDDGVVGKSSDGEDEQQVPKGPIHSPVEHKNVHATVKVPEVNSSALPHKLRIKAKAMQVKVEAMDNDYDTTRKLSSPIDMSSKRHFELEKHGAQNLVHSSHTPFSVQVTNIQDWSLKPELWHQKELNVKIQSGCKTGVVEIKDNIYNVSESENLYLKQGIASLSAEVASLKRLITTQQISASDSG; from the coding sequence ATGCAGCTGAGAAAAATGCAGACCCTTAAAAAGGAACACGGACCTGTTGACACAAGTAGCAATGTGAACAAAATCATAGTACTTAAGTCTTCTTTAGCAGAAGTGTCTGAAGAATTGTCTACAAATGAAGATTTACTACTTACAGAAGCAAGTAGTGGAAAAAGTAAATCTTCAGCTTGCCGGAGGAAGCGAGAATTCATTccagatgaaaagaaagatgctATGTATTGGGAGAAAAGGCGGAAAAACAATGAAGCTGCCAAAAGATCTCGTGAAAAACGACGGCTGAATGACCTTGTCTTAGAGAACAAACTAATTGCACTAGGAGAGGAGAATGCCACTTTGAAAGCAGAACTGCTTTCATTGAAGCTGAAGTTTGGTTTAATTAGTTCTGCAGCCTATGCCCAAGAGATACAGAAACTCAGTAGCTCAACAACTGTGTATTTCCAAGACTATCAGAGTTCCAAATCAAATATCAACTCATTTGTAGATGAGCACGAACCATCCATAGTTGGTAGCAGTTGTATTTCTGTCATTAAACATTCTCCTCAAAGCTCAATATCCGATGTGTCTGAAATACCATCCGTAGAGCATACTCAGACAAGTCGTatacaaagcagctgcagaagtccCGAAAATAAATTCCAGATTATAAAACAGGAGCCCATGGAATTAGAGAGAGAGCCAAGAGAGGATAGAGGTTCATACAAAGCATCCATATATCCAAGCTACATAGGAGCTACCTTTAACATGTACTCACATTCTCCTCCACTCCTGCAAGTTAATAGGTCCTCCAGTAACTCCCCCAGAACATCTGAAACTGATGATGGTGTAGTTGGAAAGTCATCTGATGGAGAAGACGAACAGCAAGTTCCTAAGGGTCCAATCCATTCCCCAGTTGAACATAAAAATGTTCATGCAACAGTTAAAGTTCCAGAAGTGAATTCTTCAGCTTTGCCTCACAAGCTTAGAATTAAAGCCAAAGCCATGCAAGTTAAAGTGGAAGCAATGGATAATGACTATGATACAACACGGAAGTTGTCATCTCCCATTGACATGTCCTCAAAACGACATTTTGAGCTTGAAAAACATGGTGCACAAAACTTGGTGCATTCTTCTCACACTCCTTTCTCAGTTCAGGTGACTAACATCCAAGACTGGTCACTTAAACCAGAACTCTGGCATCAGAAGGAACTCAATGTAAAAATTCAGAGTGGTTGCAAAACTGGAGTTGTTGAAATAAAAGACAATATCTACAACGTCTCCGAGTCAGAGAACCTGTATTTGAAGCAGGGCATAGCCAGCTTATCTGCAGAGGTTGCTTCACTTAAAAGACTTATAACAACACAACAAATCTCTGCATCAGACTCTGGTTAA